One part of the Asterias amurensis chromosome 11, ASM3211899v1 genome encodes these proteins:
- the LOC139944254 gene encoding band 7 protein AGAP004871-like, protein MSRSAAEIDSCNQTQLQRVENEPNQDLSCCTYVLWFFSIVIITLTFPFTIWFCFKTVAEYERAIIFRVGRLLPGGPKGPGLFFIIPCIDDINVVDLRTLSFDVPPQEILSKDSVTVTVDAVVYFRVSDPTMAIINVENYKRSTELLAATTLRNVLGTKTLAEVLSHREEISNTLQSLLDDATDPWGVKVERVEIKDVRLPKQMQRAMAAEAEASREARAKVIAAEGEQNASRALKEAADIIAESPNALQLRYLQTLNSISAEKNSTIIFPLPIDIMAGFMKK, encoded by the exons ATGTCACGATCTGCTGCAGAAATAGACAGTTGTAATCAGACACAACTTCAGAGAGTAGAAAACG AACCCAATCAGGACCTGTCATGTTGCACCTATGTGCTGTGGTTCTTCTCAATCGTGATCATCACTCTGACGTTCCCGTTTACcatctggttttgttttaag ACGGTAGCGGAATATGAGCGAGCTATTATCTTTAGAGTGGGCCGCCTCCTTCCCGGGGGTCCCAAGGGACCTGGTTTGTTCTTCATCATTCCGTGTATTGACGACATCAATGTGGTGGATCTGAGGACGCTTTCCTTTGATGTTCCACCTCAGGAG ATCCTCTCCAAAGACAGTGTGACGGTCACTGTGGATGCAGTGGTGTACTTCCGTGTGTCTGATCCCACCATGGCCATTATCAATGTGGAGAACTACAAGCGGTCAACAGAGCTCCTGGCTGCTACCACGCTGCGTAACGTCTTGGGTACCAAGACCCTGGCTGAGGTACTGAGCCACCGCGAGGAAATCAGCAACACCCTGCAAAGTCTTCTGGATGATGCAACCGACCCATGGGGAGTCAAGGTGGAACGAGTCGAAAT TAAGGATGTGCGTTTGCCGAAGCAGATGCAGCGAGCAATGGCCGCTGAGGCTGAAGCCTCCAGGGAGGCCCGAGCTAAG GTGATTGCCGCTGAGGGAGAGCAGAATGCCTCCCGGGCCCTCAAGGAGGCAGCTGACATCATCGCTGAGTCTCCAAACGCCCTTCAGCTCCGCTACCTTCAGACTCTTAACTCCATCTCGGCTGAGAAGAACTCCACCATCATCTTCCCTCTGCCCATCGACATCATGGCCGGCTtcatgaagaaataa